The proteins below come from a single Balaenoptera musculus isolate JJ_BM4_2016_0621 chromosome 1, mBalMus1.pri.v3, whole genome shotgun sequence genomic window:
- the AMIGO1 gene encoding amphoterin-induced protein 1, producing MQPQRDLRGLWLLLLSLFLLLFEEARAGRPLVSCPAACLCASNILSCSKQQLPNVPHSLPSYTALLDLSHNNLSRLRAEWTPTRLTHLHSLLLSHNQLNFISSEAFSPVPNLRYLDLSSNQLRTLDEFLFSELQALEVLLLYNNHIMAVDRCAFDEVVQLQKLYLSQNQISRFPLELVKEGAKLPKLTLLDLSSNKLKNLPLPDLQKLPAWIKNGLYLHNNPLHCDCELYQLFSHWQYRQLSSVMDFQEDLYCMSSKKLHNVFSLSFLNCSEYKERAWEAHLGDTLTIKCDTKQQGMTKVWVTPSNERVLDEVANSTVTVSKDGSLHFRRVQVEDGGVYTCYAMGEAFNETLSVELKVYNFTLHGHHDTLNTAYTTLVGCILSVVLVLIYLYLTPCRCWCRGVEKPSSHQGDSLSSSMLSTTPNHDPMAGGDKDDGFDRRVAFLEPAGPGQGQNGKLKPGNTLPVPEATGKGQRRMSDPESVSSVFSDTPIVV from the coding sequence ATGCAACCCCAGCGTGACCTGCGAGGCCTCTGGCTCCTGCTGCTGTCCTTGTTCCTGCTCCTCTTTGAGGAGGCCAGAGCTGGCCGTCCCTTGGTTAGCTGTCCTGCCGCCTGCCTGTGCGCCAGCAACATCCTCAGCTGCTCCAAGCAGCAGCTGCCCAACGTGCCCCACTCCTTGCCCAGCTACACGGCGCTCCTGGACCTCAGCCACAACAACCTGAGCCGCCTGCGGGCCGAGTGGACCCCCACGCGCCTGACCCACCTGCACTCTCTGCTGCTGAGCCACAACCAGCTGAACTTCATCTCCTCCGAGGCCTTTTCCCCAGTACCCAACCTGCGCTACTTGGACCTCTCCTCCAACCAGCTGCGTACGCTGGACGAGTTCCTGTTCAGTGAACTGCAGGCGCTGGAGGTGCTGCTACTCTACAATAACCACATTATGGCAGTTGACCGCTGCGCCTTCGACGAAGTGGTCCAGCTGCAGAAACTCTACTTGAGCCAGAACCAGATCTCCCGCTTCCCTCTGGAACTGGTCAAGGAAGGAGCCAAGCTACCCAAACTAACGCTCCTGGACCTCTCCTCCAACAAGCTAAAGAACTTACCATTGCCCGACCTGCAGAAGCTGCCCGCCTGGATCAAGAATGGGCTGTACCTGCACAACAACCCGCTGCACTGCGACTGTGAGCTCTACCAGCTCTTTTCCCACTGGCAGTACCGGCAGCTGAGCTCCGTGATGGACTTTCAGGAGGACCTGTACTGCATGAGCTCCAAGAAGCTGCACAATGTCTTCAGTCTGAGTTTCCTCAATTGCAGCGAGTACAAGGAACGTGCCTGGGAGGCCCACCTGGGTGACACCTTGACCATCAAGTGTGACACCAAGCAGCAGGGGATGACCAAGGTGTGGGTGACACCAAGCAATGAACGGGTGCTAGATGAGGTGGCCAACAGCACAGTGACGGTGTCCAAGGATGGCAGTCTTCATTTCCGGCGGGTGCAGGTCGAGGATGGGGGTGTGTATACCTGCTATGCCATGGGGGAGGCTTTCAATGAGACACTGTCTGTGGAGTTGAAAGTATACAATTTCACCTTGCACGGACACCATGACACCCTCAACACAGCCTATACCACCCTCGTGGGCTGTATCCTCAGTGTGGTCCTAGTCCTCATATACCTGTACCTCACCCCTTGCCGCTGCTGGTGCCGGGGTGTTGAGAAGCCTTCCAGCCATCAAGGAGACAGCCTCAGCTCTTCCATGCTTAGTACCACACCCAACCACGATCCTATGGCTGGTGGGGACAAGGATGATGGTTTTGACCGGCGGGTGGCCTTCCTGGAACCTGCTGGACCCGGGCAGGGTCAGAACGGCAAGCTCAAGCCAGGCAACACCCTGCCGGTGCCTGAGGCGACAGGCAAGGGCCAGCGGAGGATGTCAGATCCAGAATCGGTCAGCTCGGTCTTCTCTGATACGCCCATTGTGGTGTGA